A single genomic interval of Prunus dulcis chromosome 5, ALMONDv2, whole genome shotgun sequence harbors:
- the LOC117627065 gene encoding transcription initiation factor TFIID subunit 2 isoform X3 encodes MAKPRKPKNEDAKPDNSGPVVRHQKLCLSIDIDKRRIYGYTELKISVPEIGIVGLHAENLGIESVSVDGEQTEFEYYPHSNHKDAESEKRWSWVTSPSSAADAAGSTYISALERELVPNLLINCCKAFKAGSELQEQLVVDNEVQHSSGEAKQNVRLVRIDYWVEKAETGIHFHDTVLHTDNQIRRARCWFPCMDESSQSCCYDLEFTVAQNLVAVSTGSLLYQVLSKDDPPRKTYVYRLDVPVSAQWISLVVAPFEILPDHQLGLISHMCLPANMSKLRNTVEFFHGAFSCYKDYLSINFPFGSYKQVFIEPEMAVSSLCSGASMSIFSSQVLFDEKIIDQTIDTRIKLAFALARQWFGVYITPEAPNDEWLLDGLAGFLTDLFIKKYLGNNEARYRRYKANCAVCKADDSGATALSSAASCKDLYGTQCIGIYSKIRSWKSVAILQMLEKQMGPESFRKILQTIVLRAQDKTRPLRSLSTKEFRHFANKVGNLERPFLKEFFPRWVELCGCPVLRMGFSYNKRKNMVELAVLRGCTGLSDSSASVNANPESEKRDGDNGWPGMMSIRAHELDGTFDHPVLPMAGEVWQLLEIQCHSKLAARRFQKPKKGSKLDGADDNGDGAPALDMRSSMESPLLWMRADPEMEYLAEIHFNQPVQMWINQLEKDKDVVAQAQAIATLESLPQLPFSVVNALNNFLIDSKAFWRVRIEAAFALANTASEDTDWAGLLHLVKFYKSRRFDANIGLPKPNDFHDISEYFVLEVIPHAIAMVRAADKKSPREAVEFVLQLLKYNDNNGNPYSDVFWLAALIESVGELEFGQQDRVFELVKPFRDSKAIWQVRVEASRALLDLEFHCKGIDAALELFIKYLDEETSFRGQVKLAVHAMRLCQIRGGSDFNDNIRSQTLVDLLCLLEGRMAFNNIFLRHHLFCILQILAGRAPTLFGVPRDHKPFDLGAAESFHEQKNVFATFIPESKFLEPPSEAPNHSHDDLTVLETSRDGLPAPEISMNGLSVPAPETSKDGFAFPGASKDDLGVPKPTNDGLDAPEPSSGGLGDPQPSNVCLVAPEPSGGGLVAPEPSGGGLVAPEPSIGSFGATEPSIGSFGAPEPSKDGLVVSEPFKDGLAVLEPFKEADTISNSHKRKLPVVKIRVKRSATTSRAEECDNQTAERSQGGHLETDHGPSSSVSVDAPHRNFPETLSHSNQNVEEVNSWHDLGSRMTASIGSAKLASDGDDIGKELQCTADSSKVSALPQPEDPSPRYIQDNQGADVQKYASLQALSVPRNDVNGGSFGMVDSLPRGKEKEKKKDKEKKRKRDKGHRDDPEYLERKRLKKEKKQKEKELAKLLNETGKVSSADLPHSRKEILGIKPANVQLKPAEPSGSNKLVITGVEATRPEASEGTSATPRFRIKTKIRTQSKP; translated from the exons ATGGCGAAGCCTCGCAAGCCCAAGAATGAGGACGCCAAGCCCGACAACTCCGGGCCAGTCGTTCGTCATCAGAAGCTCTGCCTCTCCATCGACATCGATAAGCGTCGCATTTATGG GTACACAGAGTTGAAGATTTCCGTCCCAGAAATTGGGATTGTAGGGTTACACGCAGAAAACCTGGGGATTGAGAGTGTTTCAGTCGACGGCGAGCAGACTGAGTTTGAGTACTACCCGCATAGTAATCATAAAGATGCGGAAAGCGAGAAGAGATGGAGTTGGGTTACGTCGCCGAGCTCTGCTGCCGATGCGGCAGGTTCCACTTATATATCGGCTCTTGAGAGAGAATTGGTCCCAAATTTACTGATCAATTGTTGTAAGGCATTCAAGGCCGGAAGCGAACTGCAGGAGCAACTGGTTGTGGATAATGAGGTGCAACATTCCTCTGGGGAAGCCAAGCAG AATGTGCGGTTGGTTCGTATTGATTATTGGGTAGAGAAAGCAGAGACGGGAATTCACTTTCATGATACTGTTCTGCATACTGATAACCAGATACGGCGTGCACGATGCTGGTTCCCTTGTATGGATGAAAGTTCACAGAGTTGCTG CTATGATCTGGAGTTTACTGTTGCACAAAATCTTGTGGCTGTTAGCACTGGAAGCTTACTATACCAG GTTTTGAGCAAGGATGATCCTCCTCGCAAAACATATGTTTATAGATTAGATGTTCCAGTTAGTGCTCAGTGGATATCTTTGGTGGTTGCACCTTTTGAAATCCTTCCTGATCACCAACTTGGTCTAATATCTCACATGTGCTTGCCAGCTAATATGTCAAAGCTTCGGAATACTGTAGAGTTTTTTCATGGTGCATTTAG CTGTTATAAGGATTACCTTTCGATAAACTTTCCTTTTGGGTCATACAAGCAAGTTTTTATTGAGCCTGAGATGGCAGTATCATCATTATGTTCGGGGGCCTCCATGAGCATTTTCAGTTCTCAAGTTTTGTTTGATGAGAAGATCATTGATCAG ACCATTGACACAAGGATTAAACTTGCGTTTGCCCTGGCAAGACAATGGTTTGGTGTCTATATCACCCCCGAGGCACCGAATGATG AGTGGCTGCTGGATGGTCTTGCTGGGTTTTTGACAGATTTGTttatcaaaaaatatttgggaAATAATGAGGCCCGCTATCGAAGATATAAG GCAAATTGTGCTGTTTGCAAAGCAGATGATAGTGGTGCAACTGCTTTAAGCTCTGCTGCTTCTTGTAAGGATTTGTATGGAACTCAATGTATTGGAATATACAGCAAAATTAGGTCATGGAAATCT GTGGCAATCCTTCAAATGTTGGAAAAGCAGATGGGACCCGAGTCTTTCCGTAAA ATTTTGCAGACAATAGTTTTGAGGGCTCAAGATAAGACCCGTCCTTTGAGATCCCTTAGTACGAAGGAG TTTAGGCATTTTGCTAATAAGGTTGGTAATCTTGAGCGTCCATTTCTTAAAGAATTTTTTCCTCGATGGGTAGAATTGTGTGGTTGCCCAGTCTTGAG GATGGGCTTCTCCTATAACAAGAGGAAGAATATGGTTGAATTGGCAGTTTTACGTGGGTGCACAGGCTTGTCGGATTCAAGTGCCTCTGTTAATGCAAATCCAGAATCTGAAAAGCGAGACGGTGACAATGGATGGCCTGGAATGATGAGTATCAGGGCTCATGAACTTGATGGTACATTTGATCATCCAGTTCTGCCAATGGCTGGAGAAGTATGGCAGCTGCTGGAAATACAATGTCATTCAAAGCTTGCTGCTAGACGCTTTCAAAAGCCTAAAAAAGGTTCAAAACTAGATGGGGCTGATGATAATGGGGATGGTGCTCCAGCTCTAGATATGCGTTCCAG tATGGAATCACCGTTGTTGTGGATGAGGGCAGACCCAGAAATGGAATATCTTGCTGAAATTCATTTCAATCAACCTGTACAGATGTGG ATTAATCAGTTGGAGAAGGACAAAGATGTTGTTGCTCAGGCACAAGCAATTGCAACACTGGAGTCCTTACCGCAGCTTCCCTTTTCTGTTGTTAATGCTCTCAATAATTTCCTCATTGACTCCAAG GCCTTCTGGAGAGTTCGAATTGAGGCCGCATTTGCGTTGGCAAATACAGCATCTGAG GATACTGATTGGGCTGGTCTACTCCATTtagtgaaattttataaaagtCGAAGGTTTGATGCGAACATTGGACTCCCCAA GCCAAATGACTTTCATGATATTTCTGAGTACTTTGTTCTTGAG GTCATTCCACATGCTATAGCTATGGTCAGAGCTGCTGACAAGAAAAGCCCAAGAGAGGCTGTGGAGTTTGTTTTACAACTTTTGAAG TACAATGACAACAATGGGAACCCTTACTCTGATGTCTTCTGGCTTGCTGCACTAATTGAGTCTGTTGGAGAACTTGAATTTGGGCAACAG GATCGCGTATTTGAACTTGTAAAACCTTTTCGGGATAGCAAGGCAATATGGCAAGTTCGGGTTGAAGCAAGCAGAGCACTCCTTGATCTTGAGTTCCACTGCAAAGGCATTGACGCGGCTTTGGAACTGTTTATCAAATATTTAGATGAAGAGACATCCTTCAGAG GGCAGGTGAAATTGGCTGTGCATGCTATGAGATTATGCCAGATTAGAGGTGGATCTGATTTTAATGACAACATTAGGAGCCAAACTCTTGTGGATTTGCTTTGCCTACTTGAAGGCCGGATGGCTTTTAATAATATCTTTCTTCGTCATCACTTATTCTGCATCCTACAAATCCTTGCAGGAAG GGCCCCAACACTGTTTGGAGTACCCAGAGATCATAAACCATTTGATCTAGGGGCTGCGGAAAGCTTCCACGAGCAGAAAAACGTCTTTGCTACTTTCATTCCAGAAAGTAAATTTTTGGAACCACCTTCTGAAGCCCCAAACCATTCCCATGATGATTTGACTGTCCTTGAAACTTCCAGAGATGGACTGCCTGCTCCAGAAATTTCCATGAATGGGTTATCAGTTCCAGCTCCAGAAACTTCCAAGGATGGGTTTGCCTTTCCAGGAGCTTCTAAAGATGATTTGGGTGTTCCCAAACCTACAAATGATGGTTTAGATGCTCCAGAACCGTCCAGTGGTGGTTTGGGTGATCCACAGCCTTCCaatgtttgtttggttgctcCAGAACCTTCCGGTGGTGGTTTGGTTGCTCCCGAACCTTCCGGTGGTGGTTTGGTTGCTCCCGAACCTTCCATTGGTAGTTTTGGTGCAACAGAACCTTCAATTGGTAGTTTTGGTGCTCCAGAACCTTCCAAGGATGGCTTAGTGGTTTCAGAACCTTTCAAGGATGGCTTGGCAGTTCTCGAACCTTTCAAGGAAGCAGATACCATTTCCAACAGCCATAAACGGAAGCTGCCAGTTGTTAAGATCAGGGTCAAAAGATCTGCTACTACTAGTAGAGCAGAAGAATGTGATAATCAAACTGCTGAGAGGTCACAAGGTGGGCATCTTGAAACTGATCATGGGCCAAGCAGTTCAGTATCTGTGGATGCGCCTCACAGAAATTTTCCAGAGACTCTGAGCCATAGCAATCAAAATGTTGAGGAAGTTAACTCTTGGCATGATCTTGGATCCCGGATGACTGCCAGCATTGGTAGTGCAAAACTTGCGAGTGACGGTGATGATATAGGAAAGGAATTGCAGTGCACTGCTGATTCAAGCAAAGTTTCTGCACTGCCTCAGCCTGAAGATCCATCACCTAGGTATATCCAGGATAACCAAGGTGCAGATGTCCAAAAGTATGCAAGTCTCCAAGCTCTTTCAGTTCCTAGGAATGATGTTAACGGTGGTTCATTTGGCATGGTGGATTCTCTTCCTCGTgggaaagaaaaggagaaaaagaaagacaagGAAAAGAAACGAAAGCGGGACAAGGGGCACCGAGATGATCCCGAGTATCTGGAGCGGAAGCGCttaaagaaggagaaaaaacaGAAGGAGAAGGAATTGGCAAAGTTGTTGAATGAGACCGGAAAAGTATCTTCCGCGGACTTACCACACAGTAGGAAAGAGATACTTGGTATAAAGCCGGCAAATGTGCAACTCAAACCAGCTGAGCCCAGTGGATCTAACAAATTAGTGATCACAGGGGTCGAAGCCACCAGGCCTGAGGCATCAGAAGGTACTTCTGCTACTCCCAGGTTTcgtattaaaacaaaaatccgAACACAGAGCAAACCGTAA
- the LOC117627065 gene encoding transcription initiation factor TFIID subunit 2 isoform X1, with translation MAKPRKPKNEDAKPDNSGPVVRHQKLCLSIDIDKRRIYGYTELKISVPEIGIVGLHAENLGIESVSVDGEQTEFEYYPHSNHKDAESEKRWSWVTSPSSAADAAGSTYISALERELVPNLLINCCKAFKAGSELQEQLVVDNEVQHSSGEAKQNVRLVRIDYWVEKAETGIHFHDTVLHTDNQIRRARCWFPCMDESSQSCCYDLEFTVAQNLVAVSTGSLLYQVLSKDDPPRKTYVYRLDVPVSAQWISLVVAPFEILPDHQLGLISHMCLPANMSKLRNTVEFFHGAFSCYKDYLSINFPFGSYKQVFIEPEMAVSSLCSGASMSIFSSQVLFDEKIIDQTIDTRIKLAFALARQWFGVYITPEAPNDEWLLDGLAGFLTDLFIKKYLGNNEARYRRYKANCAVCKADDSGATALSSAASCKDLYGTQCIGIYSKIRSWKSVAILQMLEKQMGPESFRKILQTIVLRAQDKTRPLRSLSTKEFRHFANKVGNLERPFLKEFFPRWVELCGCPVLRMGFSYNKRKNMVELAVLRGCTGLSDSSASVNANPESEKRDGDNGWPGMMSIRAHELDGTFDHPVLPMAGEVWQLLEIQCHSKLAARRFQKPKKGSKLDGADDNGDGAPALDMRSSMESPLLWMRADPEMEYLAEIHFNQPVQMWINQLEKDKDVVAQAQAIATLESLPQLPFSVVNALNNFLIDSKAFWRVRIEAAFALANTASEDTDWAGLLHLVKFYKSRRFDANIGLPKPNDFHDISEYFVLEVIPHAIAMVRAADKKSPREAVEFVLQLLKYNDNNGNPYSDVFWLAALIESVGELEFGQQSILFLSSLLKRIDRILQFDRLMPSYNGILSVSCIRSLTQIALKLLGFVPLDRVFELVKPFRDSKAIWQVRVEASRALLDLEFHCKGIDAALELFIKYLDEETSFRGQVKLAVHAMRLCQIRGGSDFNDNIRSQTLVDLLCLLEGRMAFNNIFLRHHLFCILQILAGRAPTLFGVPRDHKPFDLGAAESFHEQKNVFATFIPESKFLEPPSEAPNHSHDDLTVLETSRDGLPAPEISMNGLSVPAPETSKDGFAFPGASKDDLGVPKPTNDGLDAPEPSSGGLGDPQPSNVCLVAPEPSGGGLVAPEPSGGGLVAPEPSIGSFGATEPSIGSFGAPEPSKDGLVVSEPFKDGLAVLEPFKEADTISNSHKRKLPVVKIRVKRSATTSRAEECDNQTAERSQGGHLETDHGPSSSVSVDAPHRNFPETLSHSNQNVEEVNSWHDLGSRMTASIGSAKLASDGDDIGKELQCTADSSKVSALPQPEDPSPRYIQDNQGADVQKYASLQALSVPRNDVNGGSFGMVDSLPRGKEKEKKKDKEKKRKRDKGHRDDPEYLERKRLKKEKKQKEKELAKLLNETGKVSSADLPHSRKEILGIKPANVQLKPAEPSGSNKLVITGVEATRPEASEGTSATPRFRIKTKIRTQSKP, from the exons ATGGCGAAGCCTCGCAAGCCCAAGAATGAGGACGCCAAGCCCGACAACTCCGGGCCAGTCGTTCGTCATCAGAAGCTCTGCCTCTCCATCGACATCGATAAGCGTCGCATTTATGG GTACACAGAGTTGAAGATTTCCGTCCCAGAAATTGGGATTGTAGGGTTACACGCAGAAAACCTGGGGATTGAGAGTGTTTCAGTCGACGGCGAGCAGACTGAGTTTGAGTACTACCCGCATAGTAATCATAAAGATGCGGAAAGCGAGAAGAGATGGAGTTGGGTTACGTCGCCGAGCTCTGCTGCCGATGCGGCAGGTTCCACTTATATATCGGCTCTTGAGAGAGAATTGGTCCCAAATTTACTGATCAATTGTTGTAAGGCATTCAAGGCCGGAAGCGAACTGCAGGAGCAACTGGTTGTGGATAATGAGGTGCAACATTCCTCTGGGGAAGCCAAGCAG AATGTGCGGTTGGTTCGTATTGATTATTGGGTAGAGAAAGCAGAGACGGGAATTCACTTTCATGATACTGTTCTGCATACTGATAACCAGATACGGCGTGCACGATGCTGGTTCCCTTGTATGGATGAAAGTTCACAGAGTTGCTG CTATGATCTGGAGTTTACTGTTGCACAAAATCTTGTGGCTGTTAGCACTGGAAGCTTACTATACCAG GTTTTGAGCAAGGATGATCCTCCTCGCAAAACATATGTTTATAGATTAGATGTTCCAGTTAGTGCTCAGTGGATATCTTTGGTGGTTGCACCTTTTGAAATCCTTCCTGATCACCAACTTGGTCTAATATCTCACATGTGCTTGCCAGCTAATATGTCAAAGCTTCGGAATACTGTAGAGTTTTTTCATGGTGCATTTAG CTGTTATAAGGATTACCTTTCGATAAACTTTCCTTTTGGGTCATACAAGCAAGTTTTTATTGAGCCTGAGATGGCAGTATCATCATTATGTTCGGGGGCCTCCATGAGCATTTTCAGTTCTCAAGTTTTGTTTGATGAGAAGATCATTGATCAG ACCATTGACACAAGGATTAAACTTGCGTTTGCCCTGGCAAGACAATGGTTTGGTGTCTATATCACCCCCGAGGCACCGAATGATG AGTGGCTGCTGGATGGTCTTGCTGGGTTTTTGACAGATTTGTttatcaaaaaatatttgggaAATAATGAGGCCCGCTATCGAAGATATAAG GCAAATTGTGCTGTTTGCAAAGCAGATGATAGTGGTGCAACTGCTTTAAGCTCTGCTGCTTCTTGTAAGGATTTGTATGGAACTCAATGTATTGGAATATACAGCAAAATTAGGTCATGGAAATCT GTGGCAATCCTTCAAATGTTGGAAAAGCAGATGGGACCCGAGTCTTTCCGTAAA ATTTTGCAGACAATAGTTTTGAGGGCTCAAGATAAGACCCGTCCTTTGAGATCCCTTAGTACGAAGGAG TTTAGGCATTTTGCTAATAAGGTTGGTAATCTTGAGCGTCCATTTCTTAAAGAATTTTTTCCTCGATGGGTAGAATTGTGTGGTTGCCCAGTCTTGAG GATGGGCTTCTCCTATAACAAGAGGAAGAATATGGTTGAATTGGCAGTTTTACGTGGGTGCACAGGCTTGTCGGATTCAAGTGCCTCTGTTAATGCAAATCCAGAATCTGAAAAGCGAGACGGTGACAATGGATGGCCTGGAATGATGAGTATCAGGGCTCATGAACTTGATGGTACATTTGATCATCCAGTTCTGCCAATGGCTGGAGAAGTATGGCAGCTGCTGGAAATACAATGTCATTCAAAGCTTGCTGCTAGACGCTTTCAAAAGCCTAAAAAAGGTTCAAAACTAGATGGGGCTGATGATAATGGGGATGGTGCTCCAGCTCTAGATATGCGTTCCAG tATGGAATCACCGTTGTTGTGGATGAGGGCAGACCCAGAAATGGAATATCTTGCTGAAATTCATTTCAATCAACCTGTACAGATGTGG ATTAATCAGTTGGAGAAGGACAAAGATGTTGTTGCTCAGGCACAAGCAATTGCAACACTGGAGTCCTTACCGCAGCTTCCCTTTTCTGTTGTTAATGCTCTCAATAATTTCCTCATTGACTCCAAG GCCTTCTGGAGAGTTCGAATTGAGGCCGCATTTGCGTTGGCAAATACAGCATCTGAG GATACTGATTGGGCTGGTCTACTCCATTtagtgaaattttataaaagtCGAAGGTTTGATGCGAACATTGGACTCCCCAA GCCAAATGACTTTCATGATATTTCTGAGTACTTTGTTCTTGAG GTCATTCCACATGCTATAGCTATGGTCAGAGCTGCTGACAAGAAAAGCCCAAGAGAGGCTGTGGAGTTTGTTTTACAACTTTTGAAG TACAATGACAACAATGGGAACCCTTACTCTGATGTCTTCTGGCTTGCTGCACTAATTGAGTCTGTTGGAGAACTTGAATTTGGGCAACAG AGTATTCTCTTTTTATCATCTCTGCTGAAGCGCATTGATCGGATTTTGCAATTTGACAG GTTGATGCCTAGCTACAATGGTATCTTGTCAGTCAGCTGTATTAGGTCCCTGACACAGATTGCCTTAAAACTGTTGGGCTTTGTTCCTCTG GATCGCGTATTTGAACTTGTAAAACCTTTTCGGGATAGCAAGGCAATATGGCAAGTTCGGGTTGAAGCAAGCAGAGCACTCCTTGATCTTGAGTTCCACTGCAAAGGCATTGACGCGGCTTTGGAACTGTTTATCAAATATTTAGATGAAGAGACATCCTTCAGAG GGCAGGTGAAATTGGCTGTGCATGCTATGAGATTATGCCAGATTAGAGGTGGATCTGATTTTAATGACAACATTAGGAGCCAAACTCTTGTGGATTTGCTTTGCCTACTTGAAGGCCGGATGGCTTTTAATAATATCTTTCTTCGTCATCACTTATTCTGCATCCTACAAATCCTTGCAGGAAG GGCCCCAACACTGTTTGGAGTACCCAGAGATCATAAACCATTTGATCTAGGGGCTGCGGAAAGCTTCCACGAGCAGAAAAACGTCTTTGCTACTTTCATTCCAGAAAGTAAATTTTTGGAACCACCTTCTGAAGCCCCAAACCATTCCCATGATGATTTGACTGTCCTTGAAACTTCCAGAGATGGACTGCCTGCTCCAGAAATTTCCATGAATGGGTTATCAGTTCCAGCTCCAGAAACTTCCAAGGATGGGTTTGCCTTTCCAGGAGCTTCTAAAGATGATTTGGGTGTTCCCAAACCTACAAATGATGGTTTAGATGCTCCAGAACCGTCCAGTGGTGGTTTGGGTGATCCACAGCCTTCCaatgtttgtttggttgctcCAGAACCTTCCGGTGGTGGTTTGGTTGCTCCCGAACCTTCCGGTGGTGGTTTGGTTGCTCCCGAACCTTCCATTGGTAGTTTTGGTGCAACAGAACCTTCAATTGGTAGTTTTGGTGCTCCAGAACCTTCCAAGGATGGCTTAGTGGTTTCAGAACCTTTCAAGGATGGCTTGGCAGTTCTCGAACCTTTCAAGGAAGCAGATACCATTTCCAACAGCCATAAACGGAAGCTGCCAGTTGTTAAGATCAGGGTCAAAAGATCTGCTACTACTAGTAGAGCAGAAGAATGTGATAATCAAACTGCTGAGAGGTCACAAGGTGGGCATCTTGAAACTGATCATGGGCCAAGCAGTTCAGTATCTGTGGATGCGCCTCACAGAAATTTTCCAGAGACTCTGAGCCATAGCAATCAAAATGTTGAGGAAGTTAACTCTTGGCATGATCTTGGATCCCGGATGACTGCCAGCATTGGTAGTGCAAAACTTGCGAGTGACGGTGATGATATAGGAAAGGAATTGCAGTGCACTGCTGATTCAAGCAAAGTTTCTGCACTGCCTCAGCCTGAAGATCCATCACCTAGGTATATCCAGGATAACCAAGGTGCAGATGTCCAAAAGTATGCAAGTCTCCAAGCTCTTTCAGTTCCTAGGAATGATGTTAACGGTGGTTCATTTGGCATGGTGGATTCTCTTCCTCGTgggaaagaaaaggagaaaaagaaagacaagGAAAAGAAACGAAAGCGGGACAAGGGGCACCGAGATGATCCCGAGTATCTGGAGCGGAAGCGCttaaagaaggagaaaaaacaGAAGGAGAAGGAATTGGCAAAGTTGTTGAATGAGACCGGAAAAGTATCTTCCGCGGACTTACCACACAGTAGGAAAGAGATACTTGGTATAAAGCCGGCAAATGTGCAACTCAAACCAGCTGAGCCCAGTGGATCTAACAAATTAGTGATCACAGGGGTCGAAGCCACCAGGCCTGAGGCATCAGAAGGTACTTCTGCTACTCCCAGGTTTcgtattaaaacaaaaatccgAACACAGAGCAAACCGTAA